The segment ttgatcttagaggtcttatccatcttcaatgattctatgattctctgaagggGTTGTCAAAgacaagagcaggctgcccagggaggtggttgagtccctatcactggaggcattccagagaggcagagctgtgatgttaaggggcatggtttagccccagccttggtagagttagagaatggttggagtcaatgaccttaaaggccTTCTGCAACCAAAATGCTTCTACAACTCTATTgttatacaatcatagaatcacagaatggtttaggttggaagggacctcaaagctcatccacttccaaccccttgccataggcagggacacctcccacaagaacaggttgctcaaggcatcatccaacctggtcttgaacatcttcagggaggttgtgaagctccacagcctccctgggcaacctgtgccagtgtctcaccaccctcactgcaaacaacttcttcctaacacccagttccaatctcccctctgccagttcaaacccattcctcctcctcctctcattacaagaccttgtcaatagtccctccccagccttcctctagcctccttcagatcctgaaaggccactctaaggtctcctggaagccttctcttctgcaggctgcagagccccatctctctcagcctgtgctcagagcagaggatAGTTAAATGACTCTTATTTTTGAAGTCTAGGAGCAGAGATTTAACATTTAGCTAAACCAATTTGACTTTACTTAATAGCAATTCATTGTAGATGAAAACATGGAACAGTTTAGAGGGAAATATGGAACAGTTTAGATGGAAATGTGGAACAGTTTAGAGGGAAATGTGGAACATTACCTTCCAAAGATCTCATTTTTGTTTCAGGAGGGCAGCACAAGTGCCTGGTGTTTGGAAGAGACAACAGAGCCAGGGGAgcactcctcctgctccagccctcccatgGACTCCCTATGATGCCTTCACAGCACATCTGCCTCACCCTGACCACTGACCTGCATTAGAGAAGCCCTCAGAGATCTCCAGATGAGCAAATATTCCTAACTAAAAAGCCATTTGCTGCCatgaaggctctgcaaagaggctctgcaggctgcagctgatcTCCAGGAGGTGTCTCAGTGCACCAAATGCTGTGGGGTGGATTTTCATTCCCCTTCCAGTGCCATTTTCTGAGTCAAACACACATCTGTGCCTGCTGGTAGTGGTGGGATTTTGTAGCAGCAGACAGGGGATGAGCCTTCAACGTTTggcttcactttttttttaccCTAAAAGCCCtaccaaagagaaaaaaaaaaatgaagttatAACCCAGCCTCACACTTTGACCTTTCCAAAGTTACTTTGAACACTAGAAGGTTATCTCTGATGCTGCAAATTATGCCTTTATCTCTTCTAATCCCCCAAGTCAGATATCACAGTCCCACTTCAATTATGCTAAACTCTTATGTTAATTTTAAATCATGCAACTTAATTCCTGGCAAAGCAGGCTGGTGATTATCAAAATGTGGTTAATGAGGCAAAGGACAATCTAggttctgctgctgagctcatcTGAATCCCTGAGGTGGCTGAAGATGACTATGGAGAGGCTCTTCTTTATGAAAACCTGGGTTAGGTTGTCCCAAACTCTGCATTTTTGAGTGCAGTTAGAGGTGGTGAAATGCAAAGTCGAGCCTGGAAAGGAGTTCAGATCCTTTCACCAGAGACAGACAACAGCAGTGGGGCTGAAACAATGATGcttcagtgcagcagcaggctttgAAGGCCTTAAGTGGTGTCCTCCCTTTTTAACTCACCAGTGCAAACCATACCAGCTCTCCGTGGTGGCAGTCCAGGGACCTCGTGGCTGTGTCCACAGGTGCATGCAAGTCAGTGGCATCCACCCTCTCGTTTGAAGAAGCCAAATGTCTTCCAGCAACTTTCACCCCCTCCTTGACTCAGGCAAGAGCTTTATCTGagcatcaggaagaaattctttactaggagggtagtggaacactggagcaggttgttgAGGAAGGTGGTACAGGTCATATCCAGggtatgagggtgatgaggggactgcagcactgcctgatgaggagaggctgagggacctggggctgcttagtctggagaagagaagactgagaggagatttgatcaatgtttataactacctgagggctgggggtcaggaggatggggacaggctctgctcactgctccctgggataggacaaggaacaatggatggaagctgcagcacaggaggttccagctcaacacaagggggaacttcttgactgtcagggtcccagagtactgacacaggctgcccagagaggttgtggagtctccttctctggggcctttccaggcctgtctggatgtgttcttgagtgccctgagctagattgtgtggtcctgctgtggcaggggggttggaatcgaTGAtttccttgtgtcccttccaacccctcacatcctgtgagcctgtgagcctgtgttatCCCTAGAGACATTCAGGGCCAGGATtgatgggctctgagcaacttcatCTAGCCAGAGATCTCCTTGCTTATTGCAGGGCTGTGGAGCTAGGTGACCtctaaaggttccttccaaagcAAACTAAGACCAGAGAGCAGATGAAATCTTGGGAGGCTGTTTAGTTTTTTCAACACAATTGCATCCTCCCCTCCTTGAATAGCTGTTGTTTGCTGAACAGATGGGCTGCAAGTTTGTCACTAAAGCAAGCCTAAGATAAAGCTCAGGTACTCTGAGATGtatcaagaagagtgtgcccAAGGTgtggtcaagggaggttctcctcctctactttaccctggtgagaccacagctggagtattgtgttcagttctaggcttcccagttcaagagagagggTAATAGCAGAGGGTGTCTAAgggaggctatgaagatgctgaggggagtgCAGCATCTccatgaggaggaaaggctcagagccctggggctgtttagcttggagaagagcatcctgagagggaatcttctcaGTACTatcaagtctcaagttgtgttgggggagctctaggctggatgttaggaggaagttcctggcagagagagtgattagcattggaatgggctgcccagggaggtggtggaggcactgtgccttgaggtgttgaagccaagcctggctggggcacttagtgccatggtctggttggttggccagggctgggtgctaggttgggctggctgagcttggagctctcttccaacctgcttgattctatgattctattctatgattctaagagctaaagggtgggtggcaagaagatggggctgggctctatTCATTGGTGCCCAttgacaggacgagggggaaGAGGCAcagcctggaacacaggaggtttcacttggaCTTAAGGAGAAAcctttttgctgtgagggtgccacagcactggagcaggctgcccagagaggttgtggagtcttcttctctggaggttttcaagcccacctggacactgtaaTCCTGAGCAACTTGATTCAGATGAAGCTGTTCTGGTagcaggtttggactggatgatctggaaaagcccttcccaACCCTGATCGTTCTGTGCTCCTTTTATTAAGTTCTTCAGGGACTTTGTCACTTAACAACATTTATTTCTCTGGATTGAGGAATCAACACAGAACTCAGGTGTAACTTGGCCTCCATCCTTTATTAACATATTCAGCTTCTTTTTTCCACCTCCTTCATTTCTATTTTTGAAGACTTGGTGCACAATTGTCTGCAAACAAACAATGAACTAACACACACCCAGGACAGACAACACAAAGCAGTTATGCAGACATCCAAAGCTGGTTGCACATTTCTTCTCTGCTTGACATCTTCAGTGGCTCTCCAACAAGGCTAGAGATGTTGGCTCAGGATTTGAGGTGGGGATCAATAGTTAGATGAGCAAAGGATGCAGAGAGTTGCTCTGCCTCCTTGGAAATGCTCCTTTTTTACACCAAGGTCAAAACCAAGTGAAAACTAAGGCAGCTTTCATGTGAGTTAGGAGGTTGGATGACACAAAATCAAAcctgtggcaggagctgctctttaATGTCCTAATGCACAGCCCCACTTGGGAGCAACACTCATGACAATGCATGGGCTAAAAACTGGGTAGAGAGATGAACAAGAGACCTTTACTGGCATAGTGGCAGTGTATTGGTGTCCAGCAagacagcagctgcaaggaACCACCTCTTTAGCATGGTGCCCTGTGAGCCCTCAGCCAAGGAGGAGCTGCACTCCCCAcggtgccctgggcagactggggcagctccagagctccctgctctgggatggagcctgcaggaaaaTCAGGAGGGATTTCTGCAGGGGAATGTGAGAGTCACATAACGTCTTGAGTCTAAAGGGGCAGATTTGGACTCTTTagactatgagggtggtggaacagtggaacaggttgcccagggaggtggctgaggactctggacagcctgatctaactGAAGAccagttctagtgggagatgtccctgcctatggcagggggttggatgatccttgaggtcccttccaacctaaaccattctgtgattctatccctCTCTAAGTCAAGGCAGCCCCACTTAGCAGCATCTCTCATTCTTCTGGAGGCTGATAGCAATGTAATTGTTCTGCAGCCCACcataagcaacctgctctggtgggaggtgtccctgcctatggcagggggttggatgatccttgaggtcccttccaacctaaaccattctatgattccatcccTCACTAAGTCAAGGCAGCCCCACTTAGCAGCATCTCTCATTCTTTTGGAGGCTGATAGCAATGTAATTGTTCTGCAGCCCaccatgagcaacctgctctggtgggaggtgtcccttcctatggcaaggggtcggagctggatgatccttgaggtcctttccaacctaaaccattctgtgattctatccctCTCTAAGTCAAGGCAGCCCCACTTAGCAGCATCTCTCATTCTTCTGGAGGCTGATAGCAATGTAATTGTTTTGCAGCCCaccatgagcaacctgctctggtgggaggtgtccctgcctatggcaaggggttggaacaggatgatccttgaggtctcttccaacctaaaccattctatgattctatgatatatatcTCGTGGCAGCCTGAAGCGCATTCTGGCGCTATACAACTGGTGATGTATAGTTGAACATCAAGTAATCCAAGTAATAGAAGTCATAGGTCATCTGTCTCTCCTCCTTAGACAACTCCTTTAGGTACTGCCTCACCACTTCTGCACTGGTTCTCTGGTCAGAGGAATGTCTGTCCTTGAACTTAGGAAACTTCAGCTCGGCTGGAGCGCCTACCAGCTGCAGAAAGTAGTTGGCATCCTCCTCCAGGGTTTCAAACTTCCCTATAAAATCATAGCTGATGAGGCAGGGGTGGCAGAGCTTGCTGACCTGCTCCCAGTGAATGTCCATGCCTACTGGGCGATGGGAATCTAACAGGTACTGGATGAACTCCTTGAACCTCACTCCCGAGCCTGTCTTCAGCGCCTCTTCCTCCGCGTCGCGTCTGTACTTCTTAATGATGGCCCTCCCGAAGACCGGGTGGTAGTAGCTGTTGGGATGCTCAAACTTGTCCCTGAAGGCAGACACCAGCCTCTCCATAGGCTCCCTCACAAAGATGGCCTTGGTGTAGGTGCTGAGGCGTGAGGCTATCCCTGCTGGCTCGTAACTGTCCAGCCTCCTGAGGTGCTTGCCGTAGTGCACGTCGTCGTGCGAGATGTTGTGCGCCGAAGCCGCCAACCCGTTCAGCACCATCAGGACCCTCTTCCAGTTGGAGCAGCCTGCTTTGGGCACTTCGCAGTAGAGGACCTTGTGCCTGTCCTCCACGTAGATTCTCGACACCAGGTggcccaggtgggtttgcagCTTCTTTCTGCCGCCGTGTTTCTGACAGAAGCCGTGCAGGAAGGACCTGCGCTGCTCCTGGGTGCTCCCCACGGCCTGCCACCTGCCACCCTTGGCTAAGGTCTTGTTTAATGGGTGCAGAGGGGGAGGCAAATACACCCCTCTGAACCAGCTGAAAGGTGGCTCActcatctgctgctgggcagagagctggCTCACCAAAGCGGCAGCCACCGTGCCCAAAGGGTCAGCCTtgccctgccagtgcctgctgcccacGAGGGCCATCTCCTGCTTCCTGATGTCAGGAGGAGCACTCCTGCTCCACGCTGTTCTTCTTGCCTTCCCCAGGGGTGGGAGTGTGGAATCCTGCAAGCATGGAAAGGAGCAGAGCTTAGCACACGGCAGCAGcctgttcacagtatcacagtctcacagtatcatcagggttggaagagacctcacagatcagcaagtccaaccctttaccacagagctcaaggccagaccatggcaccaagtgccacgtccagtcctgccttgaacagctccagggacggcgactccaccacctccccgggcagcctattccagttcccaatgactctctcagggaagaactttctcctcacctccagcctaaatttcccctggtgcagcctgaggctgtgtcctctcgttctggtgctggccacctgagagaagagagcaacctcctcctggccacaaccacccctcaggtagttgtagacagcaataagatctgccctgagcctcctcttctccgggctaaacattgcagcagcagcacgatGGCAGGGCATGCTGGTGACCAAGCCTCACTTGGTCCTACAAATGCTCTGTGGAGCTACTTGATCTCATTTGGCAGCAcatctggagcccccagcacaagcaggacatggaactgttggagccagtccagaagaggccactgaaatgctgagagggctgcagcagctctgctataagggcaggctgagagagttgaggatctgcagcctggagaagagaaggcttggaggagaccttggagtggccttccaggtaggggctccaggagggctggggagggactctttacaaggtcttgtaatggcaggataaggagaaatgggtttaaactggcagaggggagattgaaagtggatgttaggaagaagttatttgtagtgagggtagtgagaccctggcacaggttgcccagggaggctgtggatcacagaatccctCATGGGGATTCTCCCTCatgttcttcctaacatccagtctgaatctccccatttccaactttgttccattccccccagtcctgtcactctctgacatcctaaagtccctccccagctttcttgtggcccccttaagatcctgaaaggccacaagaaggtcacctgggagcctcctctgctccagcctgcacagccccaactctttcagtctctcctcacagcagagcagctgcagcctctcagcatcctcctgaccctgctctggacacactcctgcatctccacatccctcttgtcccaggggctccagacctggatgcagtactccaggtgagatgtTCTTCCATTCCTTAGAAGTCCAAAGCTAGTTTGTATGGAATGGGGACACCACCACCTTCACTAAGTACCCACTTAAAAAGGAATAGCTACCATTTGTCCCCAAACCATCTTTCCACAGCTTTATTTGGATATATCCTCCACATATCAAGATAACTTTCCTGTGGAATTAAATGCTCTTCAGTGAACTGCTCTTCAGTGAACTGCTAAGAGACAGAGCAGGTGAGCAATTCAAGCAGGTGAGCAATTCAAGCAGGGCAAGGCAATGCCACTCAGGAAAAGGTCAAGAGTGGACTGACCAAGCAGATCCCCTAACCCACCTTTTGCAGCCTTTGTCTCACAGTAATACTCTTCTTCAGAAGACAGCAATATCGTGCCCAGAGCTGATCTGATCACTCAGAGACAGTGCAGAATGAGGTCTGCAATCAGCCATTCACAGCCCTGGCAACATAGCTTCAAGTTGGGCTTTAAAAATACAActgccccctctcctggccactaAAACCTCCCAAAAAGGGCTTTTCCGAGCTCACTCAGGCTAATGTGCCAGTGCAGTTTGGGTTAGGAGAGTTAATTAGGCTTCTTCTGGGATATAAACtcatcagcagagcacagaagtgGCCAGCAAGATTCAAAACATCTCTACTGGTCTTTAGGAGAAGTGAAGATTTGGAATGGATGCATCAAGTTCAACGAGGGCAAGAGTAGAgtcctgtgcctggggaggaacaacctcctgcagcagtatAGGTGAGGGCTGACCTGAAGGAAAGCAGCAccgtggagaaggacctgggagtgttggtgggtgacaagttccccatgaggcagcaatgtgtccctgtggccaggaaggccaatggtgACCTGGAGAAGAGTGTAGCTAGCAGGTAGAGGAatgtcatagaatgtcaggggctggaagggacctcaaaagatcatctgcttcagcccctctgccagagcagcatcacctagagcagatcacactggaacacagccacatggttcttgagtatctccagagggggagactccacgaccccttgggcagcctgttccaatgctctgtcacactcacagggaaaagaaatcttcctcaggttcacatggaacctcctgtgtctcGTAGGACATATAATGCATAGGAGGTTCACATAGAAGAttcctcttcccctctactctaccctagtgaagccacatctggagtactgtgcccagttctggactcttggttgaagagagacagagaattaCTGGAGAgctacaaaggtgctgaggggtctgAGGCATCCCtgtgtggagcaaagctgcaggtggggagagtgaggctggatatgaggaggaagttgttgagcaggagagtggtgagaggctggaatgggttgcccagggaggtggttgaggccccatggctggaggtgtttgaggccaggctggctgaggctgtgtgcagcctgctctagggtagggtgtccctgggcatggcaggggggttggaactggctgctccttgtggtcccttccaaccctgactgattctatcactcTAGTGAACTTGGCACCTCTGCAGATGCAGGCAGTTGTCTGATGCATGGACCTTAGCACACTTCTACAGTGAGTATGCATCTGTCCTGTCAGGTCCATCCCCTCTCTACTTGTCCCCCTGATGCACAGCAGTTCACCATGACAAATGAAGTGACAGGAGGCATGGGACTGTCATTTACCTGATTAATTATCTCCTGCTGCAATTTTTCTCCAGACTCTGAAAGAGAAGGAACAATAATTAGTTTGTGCAGATATATCTATTAGTAAATATGATTGTCTACAGGCAgaacaaaccccaacaaatcCAGCATAGGAAAAGGAAATACATCATCAATCTGTCATTAGGGAACAGCACTTGACATGTCCAAATGGCTTGAAACTTCAACATGGAAATCCACCTGCAGTGGAAGAAGCACATCAAGATGTGACTAACTGAAGAGGAGGATATGCAGCCAACCCTGCTAACCTGAAAATACAGCCTTCATAATGGAGAGTCCTCTGCTCCCAAAAGGaaaaggacatgaaactgttagagcatgtccagaggagaccatgaaGGCAATTAGAGGGATGGagaatctctgctgtgaggacaggctgggagagttggggctgttcagcccagagaagaaaaggctctgaggagaccatccagcctggcctcaaacacctccagccatggggcctcaaccacctccctgggcaacccattccagcctctcaccactctcctgctcaacaacttcctcctcacctccagcctcactctccccacctccagctttgctccattccccccactcctgccactccctgacagcctcaaaagtccctccccagcttttttggagcccccttcagatcctggaaggccacaagaaggtcacctgggagcctcctctgctccagcctgcacagccccaactttttcagtctgtgctcacagcagagctgctgcagcctctgagcatcctcctggccctgctccagcatctccagcatctccacagccctcttgtcccaggggctccagaactggctgcagtactccaggtggggtctcagcagagcagagcagagggggagaatcccctccctggccctgctggccacacttgtgctgctgcagcccaggctctggttgtgtttctgggctgcaagtgcacactgctggctcctgttgagcttctcctccagcagcacccccaagtccctctcctcagggctgctctccagccactccctgcccagcctgcatttatgcttggcattgcctcatcccagctgcaagaccttgcacttgctcttgttgaacctcctgagcttgtcttgtgcccacctctgcagcctgtgcaggtccctctggatggatccctgccctccagcctggctgctgcaccacacagcttggtgtgggcagcaaacttgctgaggctgcactcagtgcctctgtccatggcacccacaaagatgttgaacaagactggtcccaggactgacccctgagggactgcacttgtcactggcctccacttggccatagagccattggcagccactctttgggtgcaaccatcaagccagttctgtatccatccagtggtgcacccatcaaacccatctgtcaccagaccaggctgtggtgtgggacagtgccaaaggccttgctcagggccaggtaaatgccatcagtttCTCACCCCTCAACCATGGATGTTGTGTCCTACTCATAGAAGGTCACCactttgtcaggcaggatttgtccctggtgaagccatgctgattgcagCCAATCACCTCTCCACTATTCTCCtatctcagtagtgcctccaggaggatctgctccatgatcttaacaAGCACAGAGGTTATCCTTGTAAGCAGGATTTTAACCCAGCAGTTTGTTGACCACAGATGACTCAAGCAGtgtttttaaagtgttttcAGCACTCTCTAATGAGATACAAGTTGCTAGGAAAGCAGAGTGTTTGAAATCTCTGGTTAGATCAACACTGGTTTTGCTCAGAGCTTTGTGGACTTTGAATACTGATGCTTTCCTGTTTCCCAGTGCATTTGTTTTTAGGCTATTTTGATTCACTTTAAAGGAATTTTAATAACTTTCTGTTGACAGCATGGACAGCTGGGCTGGAGAATTAGTGAAAATTCACTTGCTGACTGAGGAAGGAAGTGACATCAATGAGCTGCTCAAGTCAGCCTCGGGGTAGGGGGAAAGCTCCCTCCACCAGAGTAGCCTTTCATGCCATTGTGTTTCCAGTGATGCTTCCAGATGCAGATTGTATTCTCAATCAAATTTGGAGTTTCCTCCTCAGATTAAtatgtttaaaaataaataataataaaaaaaaaaaaaaaaaaagagaatggaaaagactggagaagaagcagagaagcagaaaatcacagaatcatagaatcagtcagggtgggaagggaccacaaggagcagccagttccaacctccctgccatgcccagggacaccctactctagagcaggctgcacacagcctcagccagcctgaccttaaacacctccagggatgaggcttctgaCATCTCACACTAGGTGAGGCTGGccaaaacctcatccagcctggccttaagcacctccagggaggaggcttccaccacctccatgagcaacctgttccagggtctcaccaccctcatgctgaagaacttcttcctaacatccagtctaaatctacccatttctagctttgttccattccccctactcctatcactgcctgaccacctaaaaagtccctccccagctttcttgtagtccccttcagatactggaaggctgcaatgaggtcacctcagagcctcctcctctccagactgaacagccccagcttcctcagtctctcctcatagttccagccttctgatcatccttgtgactcttctctggacaccttccagcacatccacaaccCTGttgtcccagaggctccagaactggatgcagtactccaggtggggtctctgcagtgtggagcagagggggaggatcacttccctcgccctgctgcccacactgcttttgctgtAGCCTGGGGTCTGGTTGCTCTTTTGGCTGCAAGAGTGCATTGACAGCTCATACTGAAGGGACTCAAAgccaccctctctctccccccctccttcccAGACTGACTTTGTTATCTGTTAGTGGCAGAtattagagcagagcacagaagtGAAAGGAGCAAGGACTCTGAGGCAGAAGTGACAGAATTATTTGTACTTTGGCTTTTTgccccttttagcaaaccaatgactGATGTAGCCtttatcctgtgatcctgtgcttaTTATTCTTTtgcagccaatgatctaatttctctcattaaaatattccagtaagATCTTTGTGGCCATTCCTGACACTGCtaaggagaagctggagaggaaTTTATGGTGGTCACTCTCATTCCTTAGTGCTAAACCATtcagcaggaaggaaaaggtGGTTGCAGAGGTGTCTGTATGATACACCAGCAATGATGGCAGGGGTTAAGCAGGAACAGAGATTCCTTAGGCTGTTAAAGATAGGAGAGAGATCAAATTCAAGGTCACCAGCacactgagtgctgtgttctCCGTTTAGATGATCCCAGGGCAGCTACAGGA is part of the Pogoniulus pusillus isolate bPogPus1 chromosome 34, bPogPus1.pri, whole genome shotgun sequence genome and harbors:
- the CHST9 gene encoding carbohydrate sulfotransferase 9; the encoded protein is MNLRQVFVSLLMFGVAGLLLFIYLQAWIEEQHTESGEKLQQEIINQDSTLPPLGKARRTAWSRSAPPDIRKQEMALVGSRHWQGKADPLGTVAAALVSQLSAQQQMSEPPFSWFRGVYLPPPLHPLNKTLAKGGRWQAVGSTQEQRRSFLHGFCQKHGGRKKLQTHLGHLVSRIYVEDRHKVLYCEVPKAGCSNWKRVLMVLNGLAASAHNISHDDVHYGKHLRRLDSYEPAGIASRLSTYTKAIFVREPMERLVSAFRDKFEHPNSYYHPVFGRAIIKKYRRDAEEEALKTGSGVRFKEFIQYLLDSHRPVGMDIHWEQVSKLCHPCLISYDFIGKFETLEEDANYFLQLVGAPAELKFPKFKDRHSSDQRTSAEVVRQYLKELSKEERQMTYDFYYLDYLMFNYTSPVV